The following are encoded in a window of Osmia bicornis bicornis chromosome 15, iOsmBic2.1, whole genome shotgun sequence genomic DNA:
- the LOC114872914 gene encoding bromodomain adjacent to zinc finger domain protein 1A isoform X1: MPLLRKQPFQRLHVSSDFKDDDEVFHCEVTNEIFKDYNEFCERIILCNSLIWSCSITGRTNMTYEEALQCEENAKKSLKEFPMELRIPILYLASKTNRSSFNDMIEDVYQFARDRYFVGEMVEASFTEDSWCDCHVLQVIAPSEQQIKQYAKENHRNSQEQQYHPPAKLFRYEVEQLDCGESDISQLMIVEATQVRRRKQHYSRERNKIFLRQLCEQNESGIWTVKDSVLQKYGISKVRFDTIFAGPPPDFTSRVKKYVRHKQESIEKFLTTNISKQKAMEKPDPLKKVNQGGVDVKKFRKPRMNGKFKEDLKAKALEEKAKRKEERVLKSERKKEEKQKLAALAAYMRQWNKPREDLECEDLSPIPQPTPVKSSIANEKFGDAVMILEFLEFFNDELEVATYFPHSFTLDLLEKALLVKEASGPWSDLLQLLLSNIFKYQADEEDEIHAQASDLVNDNSMYEGVTSMTKAVKLATIASSWSQMYQGCKLSEMTLDHVTLSEILRQHLLSSGGRIGEVASKWRYSQRGGYTNQDDPALLMRINEAYILRLLGHRNVHEFDLDEKLKVATCLINQLLTFASIRDVIEERHEKVHQARKELKSFLIAEQKKEKEEKEKMRDREKDKESKTPKKVTRGNCEEEKKKEEYENKLKELQQASRDDKMMLYLGSDRTHRRYWRFLSIPGIFVENDEWWPGNCLPEGTPYQPELQDRESTYAYLRNKFEDEFSDKENRFKKAKKSPKKVTFSDKNGLKSPRKDISRKQELFDIRKNLMACTGDKECPVHWKRSEPKWSFYGKPEDIEALVNGLSKRGIREGELRNNIMQEMTSLMCVIEECPRQKLNPDVFAGPIKGPSNKTSKKNKYENANLNFPSEMPVVDVLELTLRDYILDFEDKIKSGCLGHLKVNDREAWRKAINSKGYDKQCDKLIYGTNEIEVDVASNITLDKVKNEAKHSRPGTPDSEVGSINIKTYKDSGKYLGPPNENELLPDPKQQTVIKQMACAILQLSYAVDQKYLQKPLCGDEKDKKWTGEETRERWEQSLMASTSWSQLFLHLSTLENSVAWDRSALNAQCRICRRRRDPEKMLLCDECNKGHHLYCLKPKLNTVPEGDWYCKVCKPPTKSKEKLKKRKIFEDELEEEEVILTKETRHNRAKRILESEGEEDQDDDDLEEDSDEDMDSQHMNVCSVCRSGGKLIRCDACSSFYHVECIEPPMARAPRGRWSCSDCKDRKDRKTTNKYVRGRERERDGERQCAAAARSRIHGFAKSLLTTESTDWEDSSTSEDTEPRQTRRATKRAAEIEEDKGTVKGCMGRLQELLTDVMHHRDSWPFLSPVTKDEVPDYHDIISNPMDFGTIKYKLNNGEYETSEQFFGDCHLVFENCQVYNEEHSAVYNYVYRAGMRLLKYFEKRCKELGLNYGEEPLRPSSAKKPRFEENDLVDSEDEDTEEIQKSR, translated from the exons ATGCCGCTTCTTCGTAAGCAACCGTTTCAACGACTTCACGTCTCCTCAGACTTCAAGGATGATGATGAAGTTTTCCATTGTGAGGTTaccaatgaaattttcaaggaCTACAA TGAATTCTGTGAGAGAATTATTTTATGCAATTCGCTTATATGGTCATGCAGTATAACTGGTAGAACTAACATGACCTATGAAGAGGCTTTACAATGTGAAGAAAATGCTAAGAAAAGTCTTAAAGAGTTCCCTATGGag CTACGTATTCCTATATTGTATCTTGCCAGTAAAACTAACAGATCTTCTTTTAATGACATGATAGAAGATGTATATCAGTTTGCAAGAGATCGCTATTTTGTAGGAGAAATGGTAGAAGCAAGTTTCACAGAGGATTCTTGGTGCGATTGCCATGTTCTTCAAGTTATTGCACCTTCAGAACAGCAAATCAAACAGTATGCTAAAGAAAATCACAG GAATTCCCAGGAACAACAATATCATCCACCAGCAAAGTTATTTCGTTATGAAGTAGAACAGTTAGACTGTGGAGAGTCTGATATCAGCCAACTTATGATAGTGGAAGCAACACAAGTAAGGAGAAGAAAGCAACATTACAGCAGAGAacgtaataaaatatttttacgtcAGCTGTGCGAGCAAAATGAAAGCGGTATATGGACTGTAAAA GACAGTGTTTTACAGAAATACGGAATTAGTAAAGTACGTTTTGACACTATATTTGCTGGTCCTCCGCCAGATTTTACGTCACGCGTTAAGAAATATGTTAGACATAAACAAGAATCGATAGAGAAATTTTTGACAACAAATATTTCCAAGCAAAAAGCAATGGAAAAGCCAGATCCTCTTAAGAAGGTCAATCAGGGAGGAGTGGACGTAAAAAAGTTTCGAAAACCGAG aatgaatggaaaatttaaagaaGACCTTAAAGCAAAAGCTCTCGAAGAAAAGGCAAAACGAAAAGAAGAACGAGTTCTGAAAAGTGAGcgtaaaaaagaagagaaacaaaAATTAGCTGCTTTGGCTGCATATATGAGACAGTGGAATAAACCAAGAGAAGATCTTGAATGTGAAGATCTTTCTCCTATTCCACAACCTACACCAGTTAAAAGCAGTATAGCCAATGAAAAATTCGGCGATGCTGTAATGATTCTAGAATTTTTAGAATTCTTCAATGATGAATTAGAAGTCGCTACATATTTTCCACATAGTTTTACATTAGACTTGTTAGAAAAGGCGCTGTTGGTCAAGGAAGCATCTGGACCATGGAGTGATCTCCTACAATTGCTACTGTcaaacatatttaaatatcaAGCAGACGAAGAAGATGAAATTCATGCTCAAGCATCTGATTTAGTGAATGATAATAGTATGTATGAAGGAGTAACATCAATGACAAAAGCTGTAAAACTTGCTACAATAGCTTCTAGCTGGAGTCAAATGTATCAAGGCTGTAAATTGTCCGAGATGACATTAGATCATGTAACTTTGAGTGAGATTTTAAGACAACATTTGTTAAGTTCTGGTGGCCGAATAGGTGAAGTTGCTTCGAAATGGAGATATTCTCAGAGAg GTGGATATACAAATCAAGATGATCCTGCACTTTTGATGAGAATAAACGAGGCATATATTTTAAGATTGTTGGGACATCGTAATGTTCACGAATTTGATTtagatgaaaaattaaaagtagcCACGTGTCTAATTAATCAGTTACTTACTTTTGCTTCGATACGAGACGTAATTGAAGAGCGACACGAAAAGGTTCATCAAGcaagaaaagaattgaaatcTTTTCTGATAGCTGaacaaaaaaaggaaaaagaggaaaaagaaaaaatgagaGACCGTGAGAAAGATAAAGAAAGTAAAACACCAAAGAAAGTTACACGTGGTAATtgtgaagaagaaaagaaaaaagaagagtatgaaaataaattaaaagaacttCAGCAAGCATCCAGGGATGATAAAATGATGCTTTATTTAGGTTCTGATAGAACTCATCGCAGATATTGGAGATTTTTATCAATTCCAG GAATATTCGTAGAAAACGATGAGTGGTGGCCAGGTAACTGCCTTCCAGAAGGTACTCCTTACCAACCGGAATTACAAGACAGAGAATCTACATATGCATacttaagaaataaatttgaagatGAATTCAGTGATAAAGAAAATAGATTTAAGAAGGCAAAGAAATCTCCCAAAAAAGTTACATTTTCTGATAAAAATGGTCTCAAATCTCCAAGGAAAGATATATCTCGCAAACAAGAGCTATTTGACATAAGAAAAAACTTGATGGCTTGTACAGGAGATAAAGAATGTCCAGTTCACTGGAAAAGATCAGAACCAAAATGGAGTTTCTATGGAAAGCCAGAAGACATAGAAGCTCTAGTGAATGGTTTAAGTAAACGAGGAATTAGAGAAGGCGAACTCAGGAATAACATTATGCAAGAAATGACGAGTTTGATGTGTGTGATCGAAGAGTGTCCTCGACAGAAACTTAATCCTGACGTT TTTGCAGGACCTATTAAAGGACCTTCTAATAAAActtcaaaaaaaaataaatacgaAAACGCTAACTTAAACTTTCCTTCTGAAATGCCAGTGGTCGATGTTTTAGAATTAACATTAAGAGATTATATTTTAGATTtcgaagataaaataaaatcaggTTGCTTAGGACATTTAAAAGTCAATGATCGAGAAGCATGGAGAAAAGCAATTAACAGCAAGGGCTATGACAAACAGTGTGATAAACTAATATATGGTACAAATGAAATTGAAGTAGACGTTGCTAGTAATATAACTTTAGATAAAGTCAAAAACGAAGCTAAGCATAGTCGACCAGGTACTCCAGATTCAGAAGTTGGaagtattaatataaaaacttaCAAAGATTCAGGAAAATACTTAGGGCCACCAAATGAAAATGAACTACTCCCAGATCCTAAGCAACAAACAGTTATTAAACAAATGGCTTGTGCTATTTTACAATTATCTTATGCTGTAGATCAAAAGTACTTACAGAAACCATTATGTGGTGACGAAAAAGACAAAAAATGGACAGGTGAAGAAACCAGAGAAAGATGGGAGCAATCTCTTATGGCATCGACAAGTTGGTctcaattatttttacatttaagTACATTAGAAAATAGCGTCGCGTGGGATAGAAGTGCACTCAATGCCCAGTGTCGCATATGTAGACGACGTCGAGATCCCGAGAAAATGCTACTTTGTGATGAGTGCAACAAAGGCCACCATTTATATTGTTTAAAACCAAAATTGAAT ACTGTACCAGAAGGAGACTGGTATTGCAAAGTATGCAAGCCACCGACCAAATCAAAGGAGAAACTTAAAAAACGTAAGATATTCGAAGATGAgttggaagaagaagaagtaatATTAACTAAAGAAACTCGACATAATCGTGCAAAACGAATTCTTGAAAGCGAAGGAGAAGAGGATCAAGACGACGATGACCTAGAAGAAGATAGTGACGAGGATAT GGACAGTCAGCACATGAATGTGTGTTCTGTATGTCGAAGCGGTGGAAAATTAATCAGGTGTGACGCATGTTCAAGCTTCTATCATGTAGAATGTATAGAACCTCCTATGGCAAGAGCACCTCGAGGAAGATGGTCTTGTTCAGACTGcaaggatagaaaagatagGAAGACGACTAATAAGTATG TGAGGGGGCGTGAAAGGGAAAGAGACGGGGAGAGGCAGTGCGCTGCAGCAGCACGCTCTCGCATCCATGGCTTTGCCAAGAGCCTCCTCACTACAGAGTCTACAGACTGGGAGG ATAGTAGCACTTCAGAAGATACTGAACCAAGGCAAACAAGGCGAGCAACTAAAAGAGCGGCTGAGATAGAAGAAGATAAAGGAACAGTTAAAGGATGCATGGGAAGACTACAGGAATTACTTACAGATGTGATGCACCATAGAGATTCTTGGCCTTTCCTATCACCTGTTACAAAAGACGAAGTTCCAGATTATCACGATATTATCTCAAATCCCATGGATTTCGgtacaattaaatataaacttAACAATGGAGAATATGAAACGTCGGAACAGTTTTTCGGTGATTGTCATTTAGTATTCGAAAATTGTCAAGTTTATAATGAAGAGCATAGTGCAGTTTACAA ttACGTGTACAGAGCAGGTATGAGGTTACTGAAGTACTTCGAAAAGCGATGCAAGGAATTAGGATTAAATTATGGTGAGGAACCACTACGTCCATCAAGCGCAAAAAAACCAagatttgaagaaaatgatcTCGTGGATAGCGAGGATGAAGATACTGAAGAAATTCAGAAGTCAAGATAG
- the LOC114872914 gene encoding bromodomain adjacent to zinc finger domain protein 1A isoform X3, with amino-acid sequence MPLLRKQPFQRLHVSSDFKDDDEVFHCEVTNEIFKDYNEFCERIILCNSLIWSCSITGRTNMTYEEALQCEENAKKSLKEFPMELRIPILYLASKTNRSSFNDMIEDVYQFARDRYFVGEMVEASFTEDSWCDCHVLQVIAPSEQQIKQYAKENHRNSQEQQYHPPAKLFRYEVEQLDCGESDISQLMIVEATQVRRRKQHYSRERNKIFLRQLCEQNESGIWTVKDSVLQKYGISKVRFDTIFAGPPPDFTSRVKKYVRHKQESIEKFLTTNISKQKAMEKPDPLKKVNQGGVDVKKFRKPRMNGKFKEDLKAKALEEKAKRKEERVLKSERKKEEKQKLAALAAYMRQWNKPREDLECEDLSPIPQPTPVKSSIANEKFGDAVMILEFLEFFNDELEVATYFPHSFTLDLLEKALLVKEASGPWSDLLQLLLSNIFKYQADEEDEIHAQASDLVNDNSMYEGVTSMTKAVKLATIASSWSQMYQGCKLSEMTLDHVTLSEILRQHLLSSGGRIGEVASKWRYSQRGGYTNQDDPALLMRINEAYILRLLGHRNVHEFDLDEKLKVATCLINQLLTFASIRDVIEERHEKVHQARKELKSFLIAEQKKEKEEKEKMRDREKDKESKTPKKVTRGNCEEEKKKEEYENKLKELQQASRDDKMMLYLGSDRTHRRYWRFLSIPGIFVENDEWWPGNCLPEGTPYQPELQDRESTYAYLRNKFEDEFSDKENRFKKAKKSPKKVTFSDKNGLKSPRKDISRKQELFDIRKNLMACTGDKECPVHWKRSEPKWSFYGKPEDIEALVNGLSKRGIREGELRNNIMQEMTSLMCVIEECPRQKLNPDVFAGPIKGPSNKTSKKNKYENANLNFPSEMPVVDVLELTLRDYILDFEDKIKSGCLGHLKVNDREAWRKAINSKGYDKQCDKLIYGTNEIEVDVASNITLDKVKNEAKHSRPGTPDSEVGSINIKTYKDSGKYLGPPNENELLPDPKQQTVIKQMACAILQLSYAVDQKYLQKPLCGDEKDKKWTGEETRERWEQSLMASTSWSQLFLHLSTLENSVAWDRSALNAQCRICRRRRDPEKMLLCDECNKGHHLYCLKPKLNTVPEGDWYCKVCKPPTKSKEKLKKRKIFEDELEEEEVILTKETRHNRAKRILESEGEEDQDDDDLEEDSDEDMDSQHMNVCSVCRSGGKLIRCDACSSFYHVECIEPPMARAPRGRWSCSDCKDRKDRKTTNKYDSSTSEDTEPRQTRRATKRAAEIEEDKGTVKGCMGRLQELLTDVMHHRDSWPFLSPVTKDEVPDYHDIISNPMDFGTIKYKLNNGEYETSEQFFGDCHLVFENCQVYNEEHSAVYNYVYRAGMRLLKYFEKRCKELGLNYGEEPLRPSSAKKPRFEENDLVDSEDEDTEEIQKSR; translated from the exons ATGCCGCTTCTTCGTAAGCAACCGTTTCAACGACTTCACGTCTCCTCAGACTTCAAGGATGATGATGAAGTTTTCCATTGTGAGGTTaccaatgaaattttcaaggaCTACAA TGAATTCTGTGAGAGAATTATTTTATGCAATTCGCTTATATGGTCATGCAGTATAACTGGTAGAACTAACATGACCTATGAAGAGGCTTTACAATGTGAAGAAAATGCTAAGAAAAGTCTTAAAGAGTTCCCTATGGag CTACGTATTCCTATATTGTATCTTGCCAGTAAAACTAACAGATCTTCTTTTAATGACATGATAGAAGATGTATATCAGTTTGCAAGAGATCGCTATTTTGTAGGAGAAATGGTAGAAGCAAGTTTCACAGAGGATTCTTGGTGCGATTGCCATGTTCTTCAAGTTATTGCACCTTCAGAACAGCAAATCAAACAGTATGCTAAAGAAAATCACAG GAATTCCCAGGAACAACAATATCATCCACCAGCAAAGTTATTTCGTTATGAAGTAGAACAGTTAGACTGTGGAGAGTCTGATATCAGCCAACTTATGATAGTGGAAGCAACACAAGTAAGGAGAAGAAAGCAACATTACAGCAGAGAacgtaataaaatatttttacgtcAGCTGTGCGAGCAAAATGAAAGCGGTATATGGACTGTAAAA GACAGTGTTTTACAGAAATACGGAATTAGTAAAGTACGTTTTGACACTATATTTGCTGGTCCTCCGCCAGATTTTACGTCACGCGTTAAGAAATATGTTAGACATAAACAAGAATCGATAGAGAAATTTTTGACAACAAATATTTCCAAGCAAAAAGCAATGGAAAAGCCAGATCCTCTTAAGAAGGTCAATCAGGGAGGAGTGGACGTAAAAAAGTTTCGAAAACCGAG aatgaatggaaaatttaaagaaGACCTTAAAGCAAAAGCTCTCGAAGAAAAGGCAAAACGAAAAGAAGAACGAGTTCTGAAAAGTGAGcgtaaaaaagaagagaaacaaaAATTAGCTGCTTTGGCTGCATATATGAGACAGTGGAATAAACCAAGAGAAGATCTTGAATGTGAAGATCTTTCTCCTATTCCACAACCTACACCAGTTAAAAGCAGTATAGCCAATGAAAAATTCGGCGATGCTGTAATGATTCTAGAATTTTTAGAATTCTTCAATGATGAATTAGAAGTCGCTACATATTTTCCACATAGTTTTACATTAGACTTGTTAGAAAAGGCGCTGTTGGTCAAGGAAGCATCTGGACCATGGAGTGATCTCCTACAATTGCTACTGTcaaacatatttaaatatcaAGCAGACGAAGAAGATGAAATTCATGCTCAAGCATCTGATTTAGTGAATGATAATAGTATGTATGAAGGAGTAACATCAATGACAAAAGCTGTAAAACTTGCTACAATAGCTTCTAGCTGGAGTCAAATGTATCAAGGCTGTAAATTGTCCGAGATGACATTAGATCATGTAACTTTGAGTGAGATTTTAAGACAACATTTGTTAAGTTCTGGTGGCCGAATAGGTGAAGTTGCTTCGAAATGGAGATATTCTCAGAGAg GTGGATATACAAATCAAGATGATCCTGCACTTTTGATGAGAATAAACGAGGCATATATTTTAAGATTGTTGGGACATCGTAATGTTCACGAATTTGATTtagatgaaaaattaaaagtagcCACGTGTCTAATTAATCAGTTACTTACTTTTGCTTCGATACGAGACGTAATTGAAGAGCGACACGAAAAGGTTCATCAAGcaagaaaagaattgaaatcTTTTCTGATAGCTGaacaaaaaaaggaaaaagaggaaaaagaaaaaatgagaGACCGTGAGAAAGATAAAGAAAGTAAAACACCAAAGAAAGTTACACGTGGTAATtgtgaagaagaaaagaaaaaagaagagtatgaaaataaattaaaagaacttCAGCAAGCATCCAGGGATGATAAAATGATGCTTTATTTAGGTTCTGATAGAACTCATCGCAGATATTGGAGATTTTTATCAATTCCAG GAATATTCGTAGAAAACGATGAGTGGTGGCCAGGTAACTGCCTTCCAGAAGGTACTCCTTACCAACCGGAATTACAAGACAGAGAATCTACATATGCATacttaagaaataaatttgaagatGAATTCAGTGATAAAGAAAATAGATTTAAGAAGGCAAAGAAATCTCCCAAAAAAGTTACATTTTCTGATAAAAATGGTCTCAAATCTCCAAGGAAAGATATATCTCGCAAACAAGAGCTATTTGACATAAGAAAAAACTTGATGGCTTGTACAGGAGATAAAGAATGTCCAGTTCACTGGAAAAGATCAGAACCAAAATGGAGTTTCTATGGAAAGCCAGAAGACATAGAAGCTCTAGTGAATGGTTTAAGTAAACGAGGAATTAGAGAAGGCGAACTCAGGAATAACATTATGCAAGAAATGACGAGTTTGATGTGTGTGATCGAAGAGTGTCCTCGACAGAAACTTAATCCTGACGTT TTTGCAGGACCTATTAAAGGACCTTCTAATAAAActtcaaaaaaaaataaatacgaAAACGCTAACTTAAACTTTCCTTCTGAAATGCCAGTGGTCGATGTTTTAGAATTAACATTAAGAGATTATATTTTAGATTtcgaagataaaataaaatcaggTTGCTTAGGACATTTAAAAGTCAATGATCGAGAAGCATGGAGAAAAGCAATTAACAGCAAGGGCTATGACAAACAGTGTGATAAACTAATATATGGTACAAATGAAATTGAAGTAGACGTTGCTAGTAATATAACTTTAGATAAAGTCAAAAACGAAGCTAAGCATAGTCGACCAGGTACTCCAGATTCAGAAGTTGGaagtattaatataaaaacttaCAAAGATTCAGGAAAATACTTAGGGCCACCAAATGAAAATGAACTACTCCCAGATCCTAAGCAACAAACAGTTATTAAACAAATGGCTTGTGCTATTTTACAATTATCTTATGCTGTAGATCAAAAGTACTTACAGAAACCATTATGTGGTGACGAAAAAGACAAAAAATGGACAGGTGAAGAAACCAGAGAAAGATGGGAGCAATCTCTTATGGCATCGACAAGTTGGTctcaattatttttacatttaagTACATTAGAAAATAGCGTCGCGTGGGATAGAAGTGCACTCAATGCCCAGTGTCGCATATGTAGACGACGTCGAGATCCCGAGAAAATGCTACTTTGTGATGAGTGCAACAAAGGCCACCATTTATATTGTTTAAAACCAAAATTGAAT ACTGTACCAGAAGGAGACTGGTATTGCAAAGTATGCAAGCCACCGACCAAATCAAAGGAGAAACTTAAAAAACGTAAGATATTCGAAGATGAgttggaagaagaagaagtaatATTAACTAAAGAAACTCGACATAATCGTGCAAAACGAATTCTTGAAAGCGAAGGAGAAGAGGATCAAGACGACGATGACCTAGAAGAAGATAGTGACGAGGATAT GGACAGTCAGCACATGAATGTGTGTTCTGTATGTCGAAGCGGTGGAAAATTAATCAGGTGTGACGCATGTTCAAGCTTCTATCATGTAGAATGTATAGAACCTCCTATGGCAAGAGCACCTCGAGGAAGATGGTCTTGTTCAGACTGcaaggatagaaaagatagGAAGACGACTAATAAGTATG ATAGTAGCACTTCAGAAGATACTGAACCAAGGCAAACAAGGCGAGCAACTAAAAGAGCGGCTGAGATAGAAGAAGATAAAGGAACAGTTAAAGGATGCATGGGAAGACTACAGGAATTACTTACAGATGTGATGCACCATAGAGATTCTTGGCCTTTCCTATCACCTGTTACAAAAGACGAAGTTCCAGATTATCACGATATTATCTCAAATCCCATGGATTTCGgtacaattaaatataaacttAACAATGGAGAATATGAAACGTCGGAACAGTTTTTCGGTGATTGTCATTTAGTATTCGAAAATTGTCAAGTTTATAATGAAGAGCATAGTGCAGTTTACAA ttACGTGTACAGAGCAGGTATGAGGTTACTGAAGTACTTCGAAAAGCGATGCAAGGAATTAGGATTAAATTATGGTGAGGAACCACTACGTCCATCAAGCGCAAAAAAACCAagatttgaagaaaatgatcTCGTGGATAGCGAGGATGAAGATACTGAAGAAATTCAGAAGTCAAGATAG